In Alkalihalobacillus sp. FSL W8-0930, a single window of DNA contains:
- a CDS encoding LLM class oxidoreductase yields the protein MNSIINHKGYKQTFIENKLTLGLAFPLEARTSMDIGEQVRLAQKAEDLGFSALFVRDSPLHDPKFGDSGNLFDPFVFLSYLAAHTKKIALGTASVVTPLRNPLHLAKLAASLDILSSNRFLFGVATGDRPIEYPAFKVESDDKGRLFRESIEVMKKVWSEDFPTIETEKVNLTVGDVLPKPSQSHIPLLGTGYANQSMEWLAEHMDGFMFYMQEGFRQKELIKTWREHTGTFKPFIQPIILDLTEDPKKPPFPIPIKASLKTGRNFLIDYLYALQDMGINHTMLYLMPGNRPAEEVIQEIGEYVVPLFNKTKGVFK from the coding sequence ATGAACTCGATCATTAACCATAAAGGATATAAACAAACATTTATTGAGAATAAATTAACGCTAGGCTTAGCTTTTCCGTTAGAAGCACGAACGAGTATGGATATAGGTGAACAAGTTAGACTTGCTCAAAAAGCAGAAGATCTTGGTTTCTCTGCTCTTTTCGTAAGAGATTCACCTTTACACGATCCAAAGTTCGGGGATTCTGGTAATCTCTTTGATCCTTTTGTCTTTCTGTCCTATCTAGCTGCACATACGAAAAAAATTGCACTTGGTACTGCTAGTGTTGTGACTCCTTTAAGGAATCCCTTACACTTAGCGAAATTAGCTGCTTCCTTAGACATTCTTTCAAGTAATAGATTTCTATTTGGAGTGGCAACTGGGGACCGCCCCATTGAATATCCGGCCTTTAAGGTAGAATCAGATGATAAGGGACGATTATTTAGAGAATCAATCGAAGTGATGAAGAAGGTTTGGAGCGAAGACTTTCCGACTATTGAAACGGAAAAAGTGAACCTTACTGTAGGGGATGTATTACCAAAACCAAGTCAATCTCACATCCCTCTCCTTGGGACGGGCTATGCAAACCAGTCGATGGAATGGTTAGCTGAGCATATGGATGGTTTTATGTTCTATATGCAGGAAGGGTTTAGACAGAAGGAACTAATTAAGACGTGGAGAGAACACACGGGTACGTTTAAACCATTTATCCAACCAATTATTTTGGATTTAACAGAAGATCCAAAGAAACCGCCATTTCCAATACCTATTAAAGCTAGTCTAAAAACCGGAAGAAACTTCTTAATAGACTATCTTTATGCATTGCAGGATATGGGAATTAACCACACGATGTTGTACTTGATGCCTGGAAATCGACCAGCTGAAGAAGTGATTCAAGAAATTGGAGAGTACGTTGTACCACTCTTTAACAAAACGAAAGGAGTATTCAAATGA
- a CDS encoding GNAT family N-acetyltransferase, with the protein MRVEILTQWNQLEPFIGLLQTKEVAHNLAIGLIKKNQKSHEQDPLYFSAVFYEKEEPVLLILQSIEEQAILAVLGQVAEEELKDCAEILAKHKYSLPGVMGEIPYADAFSLHYSEQTKTARMLHTAQRIYQLRHVKPPKGIPGELRLATKDETELLINWAIQFGEDANVPLTEDEARGRVERFLGQQSMYVWEFEGRPVSMAATSRPTQTNINISFVFTPASERKKGYASACVASLSEKMLEAGYETVSLYTDLANPTSNHIYQEIGYEMVVNSKLYYFQS; encoded by the coding sequence ATGAGGGTAGAAATCTTAACACAATGGAACCAACTTGAACCATTCATTGGCTTACTGCAAACAAAAGAGGTGGCTCACAATTTGGCGATTGGCTTAATTAAGAAAAATCAAAAAAGCCATGAGCAGGATCCACTTTATTTTTCTGCCGTCTTCTATGAAAAAGAAGAGCCAGTCTTGCTTATCCTACAAAGTATTGAGGAGCAGGCTATTCTTGCCGTTTTGGGTCAAGTAGCTGAAGAAGAGCTAAAAGATTGTGCGGAGATCTTAGCTAAACACAAATACAGTCTCCCTGGGGTAATGGGTGAAATTCCTTATGCTGATGCATTCTCGCTTCATTATAGCGAGCAAACTAAAACAGCACGAATGCTCCATACCGCTCAACGAATTTATCAACTGCGACATGTGAAGCCTCCGAAAGGGATCCCTGGAGAGTTGAGATTAGCTACAAAAGATGAAACGGAACTTCTAATAAATTGGGCAATACAGTTTGGTGAGGATGCAAATGTTCCACTAACGGAAGACGAAGCACGTGGGCGAGTGGAACGTTTTTTAGGACAACAATCGATGTATGTTTGGGAGTTTGAAGGGAGACCTGTATCAATGGCTGCAACATCTAGACCAACTCAAACAAATATTAATATTTCCTTTGTATTTACACCGGCAAGTGAACGGAAGAAGGGATACGCTTCAGCATGTGTAGCTTCACTTAGTGAAAAAATGCTAGAAGCCGGGTATGAGACCGTTTCACTTTATACAGATCTCGCTAATCCGACTTCCAATCATATTTATCAAGAGATCGGGTATGAAATGGTCGTAAACTCAAAGCTGTATTATTTTCAATCGTAA
- a CDS encoding Rrf2 family transcriptional regulator — protein sequence MHIKSGFEQAVYALLLLDMLPEKAVLPGEAISEHLSNSPSYLQKLIRKLVHAGIVTSVTGVKGGFKLSKNPEDIQIYDVYVAIEGNQSMYSSNGVLSSLLRIDKDDCECLLENIMLEAESNWIKTLKQKTISTLAKDLQSGPFDSKVKPIEKWIQEKMVL from the coding sequence TTGCACATTAAATCTGGTTTTGAACAGGCTGTTTACGCCCTATTATTACTTGATATGCTTCCTGAAAAAGCTGTTTTACCTGGAGAAGCGATTAGCGAACACTTAAGTAATTCGCCTTCCTACTTGCAAAAATTAATTCGTAAGCTGGTCCATGCTGGTATTGTTACGTCAGTCACTGGAGTAAAAGGTGGCTTTAAATTAAGCAAAAATCCGGAGGACATTCAAATATACGATGTGTACGTAGCGATTGAGGGGAATCAATCTATGTACTCATCGAATGGTGTGCTAAGCAGTTTATTACGTATCGATAAAGATGACTGTGAATGCTTATTAGAAAACATCATGCTAGAAGCTGAATCAAACTGGATTAAAACGTTAAAACAAAAGACCATTTCTACTTTGGCAAAGGACTTACAGAGTGGTCCGTTTGATTCTAAAGTGAAGCCGATCGAAAAATGGATACAAGAAAAAATGGTCTTGTAG
- a CDS encoding metal-dependent hydrolase yields MDSVTHTLFGLTTYGALDKSKVDKQTKRALLFTALLSSQAPDLDVVARVTETGRIMDQMWHRGLTHSVFVAPIWALLIYALVWAIWRKKDKMIFYLAFVNVMIHIGTDSLNAWGTGFFEPFSNMRVSIGVLPILDFVIWGIFLGAYIYKKMRSNQSTYKVWRVAWIIVLAHISIQTAQGLWIHQDARSTYEETTLTASFLPAHFTVLAKEDNRILIYDQTLWSKQEEPIVIESNEEEDLTPLFEENPRAEVLMTWSPFVVITTDDGKLGVYDPRFYRGDGPMIFESIDLTN; encoded by the coding sequence ATGGATTCCGTTACGCATACGCTTTTTGGTTTGACCACTTACGGAGCTTTAGATAAATCAAAAGTAGATAAGCAGACTAAACGAGCATTGCTTTTTACTGCTTTGTTATCAAGTCAGGCTCCGGATCTAGATGTGGTTGCTAGAGTAACTGAAACCGGTCGGATTATGGACCAGATGTGGCACCGAGGACTGACTCACTCCGTTTTCGTTGCCCCGATCTGGGCCCTTTTGATCTATGCACTAGTTTGGGCCATTTGGCGAAAGAAAGATAAAATGATTTTTTATTTAGCATTTGTAAATGTCATGATTCATATTGGAACCGACTCTCTTAATGCATGGGGAACTGGTTTCTTTGAACCTTTCTCAAATATGAGAGTGAGCATTGGGGTACTACCGATACTCGATTTTGTCATTTGGGGTATATTTCTTGGTGCATACATATATAAGAAAATGAGAAGCAATCAATCAACATATAAGGTCTGGCGTGTGGCATGGATTATTGTATTGGCTCACATTAGCATTCAAACAGCGCAAGGATTATGGATTCACCAGGACGCGCGTAGCACATATGAAGAAACAACGTTGACGGCAAGCTTTTTGCCAGCACACTTCACTGTCCTTGCCAAAGAGGACAATCGCATTCTCATTTATGATCAAACGTTATGGTCAAAGCAGGAAGAGCCCATTGTTATTGAATCAAATGAAGAAGAAGATTTAACACCTTTGTTTGAGGAGAATCCACGAGCTGAAGTCTTAATGACCTGGTCTCCTTTTGTTGTTATCACAACAGATGATGGCAAACTGGGCGTATATGACCCACGTTTTTATCGGGGAGACGGCCCAATGATCTTTGAGTCAATTGATCTGACAAACTAG
- a CDS encoding carbonic anhydrase family protein, whose product MKEIKRACLLTMATFLIASLGFSQFALAEGSEGQTFFYKEQTLLTPIEAEWSYEGKNGPEYWETLSNEYEACGKGEAQSPIDIETEPASKLDVSDLELSFDYNETIYSVEDHDEIFQANSFDLNNNTLTLDDEDYRLKQIALHTPSEHTIDGEEYPLEIQLVHENEDEEQLIISVMAEEGKEDKVLKKVWMALPKADGVANRAVDFDASELIPELESLYTYEGSLTTPPCTENVKWFVSDEPISLSGEQIEAVQKVSSENNRPVQDLNKRDILKVQP is encoded by the coding sequence TTGAAAGAGATAAAGCGAGCGTGTCTTTTAACGATGGCAACGTTTCTGATTGCAAGTCTTGGTTTTAGTCAATTCGCACTTGCTGAAGGATCAGAGGGGCAGACTTTTTTCTATAAGGAACAAACATTATTAACGCCGATCGAAGCAGAATGGTCTTATGAGGGAAAGAATGGTCCTGAATATTGGGAAACGTTAAGTAATGAATATGAAGCATGTGGAAAAGGGGAAGCTCAGTCTCCAATTGATATTGAGACAGAACCGGCTTCTAAATTAGATGTGTCAGATCTTGAGCTATCGTTTGATTACAATGAAACGATCTACTCTGTTGAAGATCATGATGAGATCTTCCAGGCTAATTCATTTGATTTAAATAATAATACACTTACTCTTGATGATGAAGATTATAGATTAAAACAAATTGCCTTACATACTCCTAGTGAGCACACCATTGACGGAGAAGAATACCCACTTGAGATTCAGTTGGTTCATGAGAACGAGGATGAAGAGCAATTAATCATTAGTGTAATGGCTGAGGAAGGTAAAGAAGATAAGGTGCTTAAGAAGGTTTGGATGGCGTTACCTAAAGCGGATGGCGTGGCTAACCGAGCTGTTGACTTCGATGCATCTGAGCTTATTCCGGAATTAGAAAGCCTCTACACGTATGAGGGATCATTAACAACACCACCTTGTACAGAAAATGTGAAGTGGTTTGTGTCAGATGAGCCAATTAGCTTATCTGGAGAGCAGATTGAGGCCGTGCAAAAGGTGTCATCTGAAAATAATCGTCCGGTTCAAGACCTAAACAAACGTGATATCTTAAAAGTACAGCCATAA
- a CDS encoding biotin transporter BioY: MNEQSNKLRDLIHCGIFAAITAVLAQLEIPLPLVPISGQTLAVGLAATILGSRKGALAMLCYVLLGTVGLPVFAGATGGVHILFGPTGGYIFAFIITAFITGYYLEKTSFTLVHAMIANTLAATLALTLGTIWLKYAASLPWAGAIAAGVTPFIIPGIIKAFLASWIGITVRKRLISANIMQDHVTKEKVPA; encoded by the coding sequence GTGAATGAACAATCAAACAAGCTAAGAGATTTGATCCATTGTGGAATTTTCGCAGCCATTACAGCCGTACTTGCTCAACTCGAGATCCCTCTTCCACTTGTGCCTATTAGTGGACAAACCCTTGCTGTAGGACTTGCAGCAACAATCCTTGGCAGCCGTAAAGGCGCACTAGCGATGCTCTGCTACGTCTTACTTGGTACTGTTGGCTTACCAGTATTTGCTGGAGCAACAGGTGGCGTACATATTTTATTTGGACCAACAGGTGGCTACATTTTCGCTTTTATTATTACTGCATTTATTACAGGCTATTATTTAGAAAAAACGTCCTTCACTCTCGTTCACGCCATGATTGCCAACACTTTAGCAGCCACACTTGCATTAACTCTCGGTACGATCTGGTTAAAATATGCAGCCTCCCTACCATGGGCTGGAGCGATCGCAGCAGGTGTGACTCCATTCATCATCCCTGGGATAATCAAAGCCTTTCTAGCTAGCTGGATCGGTATTACCGTTCGCAAGCGACTTATCTCAGCGAACATCATGCAAGACCATGTGACAAAAGAAAAGGTTCCGGCCTAA
- a CDS encoding DUF2252 family protein produces the protein MKKAQLKLLIACTVFTSVAFMPTAFAEQESEAVQTEETVESTEVEEAEEVVETEVVTIEDERLAEILLEQVEANGFEELTTEAMESITELKATGIGISKLTGLEHATNLITLNLSENHISDLSPLQDLTKLEDLKLESNQVRDASPLSGLTSLKKLNLRTNSVKDLNPLQPLEQLEKLDVRENGLSSIDVVAYFPKLKELNLRENAVTDLEPIRGLTELVELNLHTNHVQDLDPLRELVKLEVITMRRNQISDISILANLPLLKDLNLRDNQITSIEALRNHQFLTVRLNLRDNPGLTDFSPVASYYDQIEDVDFVIPADSGKDFEDLDLKDGEERIAILTKRFIENNRYIQDPTVRNQKFSLIESSPFSFYRGSAHLFFEDAAEDGLIVPSSWASAPVDTWITGDFHVENIGFYGNGDRQAIFDFNDFDEVAVAPYYYDLLRFGTSLYLLNDVAPALQLDKETMNDTLHIFTTYYQDALEDIINQQVDVQSFQFTADQLSGFVGNHAADLASLDPFSELGRWTQIVDGTRTLDPSNARLAEVTDEERAELENDWSAYVEGIDAAILDEVGEDYFAIKDIARRTDAGLGSLGTERYYVLIEGATAGQQDDVILDVKSQLPSAVDRAGVGKTSSYPNHADRTIDGMSALHNNPDIHWGSLTTDKHSYLVKERSAFKDEFDQSSFRNADDFDSYLFYSAKASAYAHTRAANKIGNTQFAQTAHTLMNQDTFQQEFADLSFQYYGQTLKDHQNYRTLYNAGALSDEAFEPIEEPTPPPAGEEPPGGEPTPPPAGEEPPVEEPTPPPAGEEPPGKNPTTPPIVEAPKGEDPPKSNGGNSTVTPGQKGSNQSNDSTKTPSKTEQPKPSALGGLLPKTATETILYLASGLTLVVIGVGLYITQRRKKANVK, from the coding sequence ATGAAAAAAGCACAGCTAAAGCTATTAATAGCCTGCACGGTTTTTACTTCAGTTGCCTTCATGCCTACAGCATTCGCTGAACAAGAAAGTGAAGCAGTTCAGACGGAAGAAACGGTTGAATCAACGGAAGTAGAAGAAGCAGAAGAAGTTGTAGAAACAGAAGTCGTTACAATAGAAGATGAACGATTAGCGGAAATACTTCTTGAGCAAGTCGAAGCGAATGGGTTCGAAGAGTTAACAACAGAAGCCATGGAGAGTATCACTGAACTGAAAGCAACAGGTATTGGTATCTCTAAGTTAACTGGACTCGAGCATGCAACAAATCTTATCACGTTAAACCTCTCGGAGAATCATATCTCTGATTTATCACCACTACAAGACTTAACAAAGCTTGAAGATCTGAAGCTAGAATCAAATCAGGTGAGAGATGCCAGTCCGCTTTCAGGCTTAACGTCTTTAAAGAAATTAAACCTACGTACGAATAGTGTAAAGGATTTAAATCCATTGCAGCCCCTTGAACAACTAGAGAAGTTAGATGTACGTGAAAATGGTTTATCCTCAATTGATGTAGTTGCTTATTTTCCAAAACTAAAGGAGCTAAACCTTAGGGAGAATGCCGTAACGGATCTTGAACCGATCAGAGGTTTAACTGAGCTTGTTGAGTTGAATCTTCATACAAATCACGTCCAAGATCTTGATCCTTTACGTGAGCTAGTAAAGCTCGAAGTCATTACGATGAGACGAAATCAGATTTCAGATATCTCAATTCTAGCTAATTTACCGTTACTAAAAGATCTAAACCTACGTGATAATCAGATTACCTCTATTGAAGCGTTACGTAATCATCAGTTTTTAACAGTTCGCTTAAATCTACGAGATAACCCAGGGCTAACAGACTTTTCACCGGTTGCTTCGTACTATGATCAAATTGAAGATGTAGACTTCGTTATTCCGGCTGATAGCGGGAAGGACTTTGAAGATCTAGACCTTAAAGACGGTGAGGAGAGAATAGCCATCCTTACCAAACGTTTTATTGAAAACAACCGCTATATCCAAGATCCTACGGTTCGTAACCAAAAGTTCAGTTTAATTGAAAGCAGTCCTTTTTCATTCTATCGTGGTTCAGCACATCTTTTCTTTGAGGATGCAGCAGAGGATGGATTGATTGTACCGAGTTCATGGGCGAGTGCACCAGTGGACACGTGGATCACTGGAGATTTTCACGTCGAGAACATCGGATTCTATGGAAATGGTGATCGTCAGGCGATCTTTGATTTTAATGACTTTGATGAAGTAGCGGTTGCGCCGTATTACTACGATCTATTACGGTTTGGGACAAGCCTCTATTTGTTAAATGATGTAGCTCCTGCTCTTCAACTTGATAAAGAAACAATGAATGATACCCTTCATATATTTACAACGTACTATCAAGATGCATTAGAAGACATCATAAATCAACAAGTAGATGTTCAATCGTTTCAATTTACAGCAGATCAGCTTTCAGGATTTGTTGGAAATCATGCAGCAGACCTAGCCTCACTTGATCCGTTTTCAGAGCTTGGACGCTGGACACAAATCGTTGATGGAACAAGAACATTAGATCCTTCCAATGCTCGTTTGGCAGAGGTGACTGATGAGGAACGCGCGGAGCTTGAGAATGATTGGAGCGCTTATGTAGAAGGTATTGATGCTGCGATTCTGGATGAAGTCGGAGAGGATTACTTTGCGATTAAAGATATTGCGAGAAGAACAGATGCTGGATTAGGCAGCCTTGGCACAGAAAGATATTATGTATTGATTGAAGGAGCAACAGCTGGTCAACAGGATGATGTTATTTTAGATGTGAAGTCACAGCTTCCTTCCGCAGTGGATCGAGCAGGTGTAGGCAAGACATCATCGTATCCAAACCATGCTGATCGTACGATTGATGGAATGTCAGCACTCCATAACAATCCAGACATTCATTGGGGTAGCTTAACAACAGACAAGCATTCCTATCTTGTAAAGGAACGTTCGGCATTTAAGGATGAATTTGACCAATCTTCGTTTAGAAATGCTGATGACTTTGATTCATACCTGTTCTATAGTGCGAAAGCGTCTGCCTATGCGCATACGAGAGCAGCGAACAAAATTGGTAACACTCAGTTTGCTCAAACGGCGCATACACTTATGAATCAAGACACGTTCCAACAGGAATTTGCTGACTTGTCCTTCCAGTACTACGGACAAACATTAAAGGACCACCAAAACTATCGCACCCTTTATAATGCAGGGGCTTTAAGTGATGAAGCATTTGAGCCAATTGAAGAACCAACACCGCCACCAGCGGGAGAGGAGCCACCCGGAGGAGAACCAACACCGCCACCAGCAGGAGAAGAACCACCTGTAGAAGAGCCGACACCGCCACCAGCGGGAGAGGAGCCACCAGGAAAGAATCCAACTACGCCACCAATAGTGGAGGCTCCAAAAGGTGAGGACCCACCAAAGTCTAATGGTGGGAATTCAACGGTTACGCCTGGTCAGAAGGGATCGAATCAATCAAACGATAGCACGAAGACTCCTAGCAAAACGGAGCAGCCAAAACCATCTGCTTTAGGAGGACTCCTTCCAAAAACAGCTACAGAAACGATTTTGTATCTTGCATCTGGATTAACTCTAGTGGTCATTGGAGTAGGATTGTACATCACTCAACGTAGAAAGAAAGCGAATGTGAAGTAA
- a CDS encoding DUF896 domain-containing protein → MKELLNKINALAKKEREVGLSSLEKEEQQQLRKEYIKNFRGQVLSTLTGLTIVDPLGNDVTPEKVKKLSSDNEK, encoded by the coding sequence ATGAAAGAACTATTAAACAAAATTAACGCATTGGCCAAAAAAGAACGTGAGGTTGGACTAAGTTCTCTTGAAAAAGAAGAGCAGCAACAATTGCGGAAAGAATATATTAAAAATTTTAGAGGACAAGTCTTAAGTACACTCACTGGTTTAACCATTGTAGATCCACTTGGTAATGATGTAACTCCAGAGAAGGTTAAGAAACTAAGTTCAGACAATGAAAAATGA
- a CDS encoding nuclear transport factor 2 family protein: MNNLNKYFDLFDQSRASEQAFEELVSLFSEDITFVLNGHKKEGIHNWRAFVTKIYEENVDLKHMFEGWLPVEGTETYQTNWAICGKHKSGKVYTQTGKDIAKLNEQGEICYLENMPDNTDLFKGY; encoded by the coding sequence ATGAATAATTTAAACAAGTATTTTGACCTATTTGACCAGTCGCGCGCGAGTGAGCAGGCTTTCGAAGAATTAGTCAGTCTTTTCTCTGAAGATATTACGTTTGTTTTAAATGGTCATAAAAAAGAGGGCATCCATAATTGGAGAGCATTTGTAACAAAAATCTACGAAGAAAACGTAGATTTGAAACATATGTTTGAAGGTTGGTTACCGGTTGAAGGAACAGAAACCTATCAAACAAATTGGGCTATTTGTGGAAAACATAAATCGGGAAAAGTGTATACCCAAACAGGTAAAGATATTGCAAAACTAAATGAACAAGGTGAAATTTGTTACTTAGAAAATATGCCAGATAACACAGATTTGTTTAAGGGATACTAA
- a CDS encoding M20/M25/M40 family metallo-hydrolase, whose product MSKVKKAYQIDKEIETVYSHLSAHPDVKKGLAFLEADQAKTLQEQIELAQISAPPFQEENRARALMNKLEELGLEEVQQDQEGNVFGRLKGERRSPALFVSAHIDSVFSIETDVTVTEKDGIYYGPGITDDARGLAALLSIVRAFRQTGIKPEADIIFGGTVGEEGPGDLRGVKAFFNEHPEVEGFISIDSVSPTEIVYKGTGSYRYEITYTGPGGHSFGAFGTPSAVHAAGRAISAIADLTPAKYPKTTFNVGVVQGGTIPTAIAEEAKLYLDIRSNGKKELDELDSRIHVILQEAAEMENRKTGQYGDAGIRIDINKVGERPVGVQDDQARIVQTAWASTEQLGLVPTLEDAVSTDANLPISIGVPALTLGAGGNGGGYHSLDEWFDPTNAHLGPQRVFLTILGLSGIAKTTLPLLPEK is encoded by the coding sequence GTGTCAAAAGTAAAAAAAGCGTATCAGATTGATAAAGAAATTGAGACGGTCTATTCTCATTTGTCAGCTCATCCAGATGTAAAGAAAGGACTAGCCTTTTTAGAGGCTGATCAGGCAAAGACACTACAAGAACAAATTGAATTAGCCCAAATCAGTGCTCCTCCTTTTCAAGAGGAAAACCGAGCACGCGCATTGATGAACAAGTTAGAGGAGCTAGGACTTGAGGAAGTTCAGCAAGATCAGGAAGGGAATGTGTTTGGACGGTTAAAAGGGGAAAGGCGAAGCCCTGCTTTATTTGTTAGTGCCCACATCGATAGCGTCTTTTCTATCGAAACAGACGTGACAGTTACAGAAAAGGATGGCATTTACTACGGTCCTGGAATTACAGACGATGCAAGGGGCCTTGCTGCCTTGTTATCGATTGTCCGCGCATTCAGGCAAACCGGTATCAAACCGGAAGCGGATATCATCTTTGGTGGGACAGTAGGAGAGGAAGGACCAGGAGACTTACGTGGAGTAAAGGCATTTTTTAATGAGCACCCGGAAGTAGAAGGCTTTATTTCTATTGATTCAGTGTCTCCAACTGAAATTGTGTATAAGGGGACGGGAAGCTATCGTTATGAGATTACGTATACAGGTCCAGGGGGACATAGCTTTGGTGCATTTGGTACACCAAGCGCTGTTCACGCAGCAGGGAGAGCCATCTCAGCTATTGCTGACTTAACACCTGCGAAATATCCTAAAACGACATTTAACGTAGGTGTTGTACAAGGGGGAACGATCCCTACCGCAATTGCAGAGGAAGCGAAGCTGTATCTAGATATCCGTTCAAATGGAAAAAAAGAATTAGATGAACTCGACAGTCGCATTCACGTGATCCTACAAGAAGCAGCTGAAATGGAAAACCGCAAAACAGGTCAATATGGTGACGCAGGCATTCGCATAGATATTAACAAAGTAGGTGAACGTCCGGTTGGTGTGCAAGATGATCAAGCGAGAATTGTCCAGACTGCATGGGCTTCTACGGAGCAGTTAGGGCTTGTTCCGACATTGGAGGATGCAGTTAGTACAGATGCGAATCTTCCTATTAGCATCGGTGTGCCGGCATTAACACTTGGCGCAGGTGGTAATGGCGGTGGATATCATTCGTTGGATGAATGGTTTGACCCGACAAACGCTCATTTAGGACCACAAAGAGTGTTCCTGACGATTCTTGGCTTAAGTGGTATCGCTAAAACAACATTACCATTATTACCGGAGAAATAA